A region from the uncultured Stenotrophomonas sp. genome encodes:
- a CDS encoding Two-component system sensor-response regulator hybrid protein, translating into MRSEFIKDPGGVLIDQSFASCQRPFRRTIQRWCAALLFSLSLSLAHPAAALDPDKPFRDYVTDNWGVEQGLPQISVLAITQDPAGYLWFGTQAGLARFDGVHFQRYTRHDASELGNNILALQADGPQRLWVGTARGLVLFEDGHFQSIPASASVDAPERSFPVNALARGAGGEVLVAGPDGIYVVADKHLQRLHALPGPTLSLLHGDDGLWAGSTGSVFHVTDDGIENYPLPATVRDTSVTELAKVGDKLWAGTRHGLFRLQGQAWKAAGNRPGEAAQAVEALAADRDGNLWVATPQYLQRLHDGMPAERIQNMAGSIAIRSIHEDDTGNLWLGSMIEGVTRVWNGWTRRLSQPEGLNDPLLWSIAAGPDGNIWVGSNNGVYEWQGGRFQHRVGGAQLPQPEAYSLLPEREQTWIGTRAGVAVLRQGKVTQPAVLAPLRNAQINGIVRDHRNRHWFATTQGLYLLDADNRLTHYDEKDGLVDARIRLLLETRDNRLLVGTYNGLYEWRAGHLLPTGEDTGLAEGIAVTALLELQDGRWVLGSNTDESLRVFDGRRWHHLSHDRGLPANIPFHLAEKDGDLWVAGMQGVYRLPLASIDQSLADPKIPLAVQMVINSGADQGGGQQDKCCNGSGNSRGLLRDGRLWLPTRDGALLVDVVTPQQPFTRKVRIEGLQVQGQSIHPSTGKFQLPLNARSPRIEFSLPTFEAMHTPQLRYRLRGYDDGWREPESPAMRSVSYSNLPPGRYTFEVADFGSSDPQAGMARLQLEIPPRPHETLAFRLLALLLLAGSIWLGYLGLKHRYKRQRAVLERLVQERTRDLQAANARLEVISFTDPLTGLHNRRYLAQQIPTDLAFYERDESYRDGSEAVVFALLDVDHFKTINDTHGHAAGDRVLEQLGQLLNELKRSGDYVARWGGEEFLLVLRPLPRGDLGQIGQRLCSHIAEHDFELGNGLRHRITVSVGLIECPLFPAYPQLLGWEQLVTLADRALYRAKSSGRNGWVAYRPAPGAQLPEDLTASSGDPWWLVENGLLEMFDGETHCTIM; encoded by the coding sequence TTGAGGTCTGAATTCATCAAGGATCCGGGGGGAGTCCTGATCGACCAGTCGTTCGCCAGTTGCCAGCGGCCATTCCGGCGCACCATCCAGCGGTGGTGTGCCGCTTTGCTCTTTTCGCTGTCGCTGTCGCTGGCGCACCCGGCGGCCGCGCTGGACCCGGACAAGCCGTTCCGCGACTACGTCACCGACAACTGGGGCGTGGAGCAGGGCCTGCCGCAGATCAGCGTGCTGGCCATCACCCAGGACCCGGCCGGCTACCTCTGGTTCGGCACCCAGGCCGGACTGGCACGCTTCGACGGCGTGCACTTCCAGCGCTACACCCGGCACGACGCCTCGGAGCTGGGCAACAACATCCTGGCGCTGCAGGCCGATGGGCCGCAGCGGCTGTGGGTGGGCACCGCGCGCGGGCTGGTGCTGTTCGAGGACGGCCATTTCCAGTCCATTCCCGCCAGCGCCAGCGTCGACGCGCCCGAGCGCAGCTTCCCCGTCAACGCACTGGCCCGGGGAGCCGGCGGGGAAGTGCTGGTCGCCGGCCCGGATGGCATCTACGTGGTCGCGGACAAGCACCTGCAACGCCTGCATGCCCTGCCCGGCCCCACGCTGAGCCTGCTGCACGGGGACGATGGCCTGTGGGCCGGCAGCACCGGCAGTGTCTTCCACGTCACCGACGACGGGATCGAGAACTATCCGCTGCCGGCCACGGTGCGCGACACCTCGGTGACCGAGCTGGCCAAGGTCGGCGACAAGCTGTGGGCGGGCACCCGCCACGGCCTGTTCCGGCTGCAGGGCCAGGCATGGAAAGCGGCCGGCAACCGCCCCGGGGAAGCCGCGCAGGCGGTGGAGGCCCTGGCTGCCGACCGCGACGGCAACCTGTGGGTGGCGACCCCGCAATACCTGCAGCGGCTGCACGACGGCATGCCCGCCGAACGCATCCAGAACATGGCCGGCAGCATCGCCATCCGCTCCATCCACGAGGACGACACCGGCAACCTCTGGCTGGGCAGCATGATCGAGGGCGTCACCCGCGTATGGAACGGCTGGACCCGGCGCCTGAGCCAACCCGAAGGCCTGAACGACCCGCTGCTGTGGTCGATCGCCGCCGGGCCGGACGGCAACATCTGGGTCGGCAGCAACAACGGTGTCTACGAATGGCAGGGCGGACGCTTCCAGCACCGCGTCGGCGGCGCCCAGTTGCCGCAGCCGGAGGCCTACAGCCTGCTGCCCGAGCGCGAGCAGACCTGGATCGGCACCCGCGCCGGCGTGGCCGTGCTGCGCCAGGGCAAGGTCACGCAACCGGCGGTGCTGGCCCCGTTGCGCAACGCGCAGATCAACGGCATCGTCCGCGACCACCGCAACCGCCACTGGTTCGCCACCACCCAGGGGCTGTACCTGCTGGATGCCGACAACCGGCTCACTCACTACGACGAGAAGGACGGGCTGGTCGACGCGCGCATCCGGCTGCTGCTGGAAACCCGCGACAACCGGCTGCTGGTCGGCACCTACAACGGCCTGTACGAATGGCGCGCCGGCCACCTCCTGCCCACCGGCGAGGACACCGGGCTGGCTGAAGGCATCGCGGTCACCGCCCTGCTGGAACTGCAGGACGGCCGCTGGGTGCTCGGCAGCAACACCGACGAAAGCCTGCGCGTATTCGATGGCCGGCGCTGGCATCACCTGAGCCATGACCGCGGCCTGCCGGCCAACATCCCGTTCCACCTGGCCGAGAAGGACGGCGACCTGTGGGTGGCCGGCATGCAGGGCGTCTACCGCCTGCCGCTGGCCTCGATCGACCAGTCGCTGGCCGACCCGAAAATTCCGCTGGCCGTGCAGATGGTCATCAACTCCGGCGCCGACCAGGGCGGCGGCCAGCAGGACAAGTGCTGCAACGGCTCCGGCAACAGCCGTGGCCTGCTGCGCGACGGCCGCCTGTGGCTGCCCACCCGCGACGGCGCCTTGCTGGTGGACGTGGTCACGCCGCAGCAGCCCTTCACCCGCAAGGTGCGGATCGAAGGCCTGCAGGTGCAGGGCCAGTCGATCCACCCGAGCACCGGCAAGTTCCAGCTGCCACTCAACGCCCGCAGCCCGCGCATCGAGTTTTCCCTGCCCACCTTCGAGGCGATGCATACCCCGCAGCTGCGCTACCGCCTGCGCGGCTACGATGACGGCTGGCGCGAGCCGGAAAGCCCGGCCATGCGCTCGGTCAGCTACAGCAACCTGCCGCCGGGCCGCTACACCTTCGAGGTAGCCGACTTCGGCAGCAGCGACCCGCAGGCCGGCATGGCCCGCCTGCAGCTGGAGATCCCCCCGCGTCCGCACGAAACCCTGGCTTTCCGGCTGCTGGCGCTCCTGCTGCTGGCCGGTTCGATATGGCTGGGCTACCTCGGCCTGAAGCACCGCTACAAGCGCCAACGTGCCGTACTGGAGCGGCTGGTACAGGAGCGCACCCGCGACCTGCAGGCCGCCAACGCGCGGCTGGAAGTCATCAGCTTCACCGACCCGCTCACCGGCCTGCACAACCGGCGCTATCTGGCCCAGCAGATCCCCACCGACCTGGCCTTCTACGAGCGCGACGAAAGCTACCGCGACGGCAGCGAGGCGGTGGTGTTCGCGCTGCTCGACGTGGACCACTTCAAGACGATCAACGACACCCACGGCCACGCCGCCGGCGACCGCGTGCTGGAACAGCTCGGGCAACTGCTGAACGAACTCAAGCGCAGCGGCGACTACGTGGCACGCTGGGGCGGTGAGGAGTTCCTGCTGGTGCTGCGCCCGCTGCCGCGCGGCGACCTCGGGCAGATCGGGCAGCGCCTGTGCAGCCACATCGCCGAGCATGACTTCGAGCTCGGCAACGGCCTGCGCCACCGCATCACCGTGTCGGTCGGCCTGATCGAGTGCCCGCTGTTCCCCGCCTACCCGCAGCTGCTCGGCTGGGAACAACTGGTCACCCTGGCCGACCGCGCCCTGTACCGCGCCAAGAGCAGCGGCCGCAACGGCTGGGTCGCATACCGCCCGGCACCGGGCGCGCAGTTGCCGGAAGACCTGACCGCCAGCAGCGGCGACCCGTGGTGGCTGGTGGAAAACGGGCTGCTGGAAATGTTCGATGGCGAAACCCACTGCACGATCATGTAG
- the metB gene encoding cystathionine gamma-synthase, PLP-dependent (Evidence 2a : Function of homologous gene experimentally demonstrated in an other organism; PubMedId : 3307782, 6361020, 9843488; Product type e : enzyme), producing MSLSNASDVSCCRATAAVRAGIDRDTAYGAVTPPIVLSSNFSFDGFGNKRQYDYTRSGNPTRDLLGEALAELEGGAGGVITSTGMGAINLVLNALLQPGDKLVVPHDAYGGSWRLFNALATKGHFELITADLTNPQSLADALAQSPALVLVETPSNPLLRITDLRFVIDAAHKAGAKVVVDNTFLSPALQNPIAFGADVVLHSTTKYVNGHSDVVGGAVIARDAELHQQLTWWANALGLTGSPFDAFLTLRGLRTLDARLRVHQENTRALVDVLAASDAVAKVYYPGLESHPGHAVAARQQKGFGAMLSFELAECAGADPQAAVRAFVDGLRYFTLAESLGGVESLVAHPATMTHAAMTAEARAKAGISDGLLRLSVGIEASEDLVADLQAGLARATQVLADAGNGEAVRKTVEA from the coding sequence ATGAGCCTGTCCAACGCTTCCGACGTGTCCTGTTGCCGCGCCACCGCCGCGGTGCGCGCCGGCATCGACCGCGATACCGCCTATGGTGCGGTGACGCCGCCCATCGTGCTGTCGTCCAACTTCAGCTTCGACGGCTTCGGCAACAAGCGCCAGTACGACTACACCCGCAGCGGCAACCCCACCCGCGACCTGCTGGGCGAAGCGTTGGCCGAGCTGGAAGGCGGCGCCGGCGGCGTCATCACCTCCACCGGCATGGGCGCGATCAACCTGGTGCTCAACGCGCTGCTGCAGCCGGGCGACAAGCTGGTGGTGCCGCACGACGCCTACGGCGGCAGCTGGCGCCTGTTCAACGCGCTGGCGACCAAGGGCCATTTCGAGCTGATCACCGCCGACCTGACCAACCCGCAGTCGCTGGCCGACGCGCTGGCGCAGTCACCGGCGCTGGTGCTGGTGGAAACCCCGTCCAACCCGCTGCTGCGCATCACCGACCTGCGCTTCGTCATCGACGCCGCGCACAAGGCCGGCGCAAAAGTGGTGGTGGACAACACCTTCCTGTCGCCGGCGCTGCAGAACCCGATCGCCTTCGGTGCCGACGTCGTGCTGCATTCGACCACCAAGTACGTCAACGGCCACAGCGACGTGGTCGGCGGCGCGGTGATCGCGCGCGACGCCGAGCTGCACCAGCAGCTGACGTGGTGGGCCAACGCGCTGGGCCTGACCGGCTCGCCGTTCGATGCCTTCCTGACCCTGCGTGGCCTGCGCACGCTGGATGCGCGGCTGCGCGTGCATCAGGAAAACACCCGCGCGCTGGTCGACGTGCTGGCTGCCAGCGATGCGGTCGCCAAGGTCTATTACCCCGGGCTGGAATCGCACCCCGGTCATGCGGTGGCCGCGCGCCAGCAGAAGGGTTTCGGCGCGATGTTGTCCTTCGAGCTGGCCGAGTGTGCCGGCGCCGATCCGCAGGCGGCGGTGCGTGCTTTCGTCGACGGCCTGCGTTACTTCACCCTGGCCGAGTCGCTGGGCGGCGTGGAAAGCCTGGTCGCGCACCCGGCGACCATGACCCATGCGGCGATGACCGCCGAAGCACGCGCCAAGGCCGGCATCAGCGATGGCCTGCTGCGCCTGTCCGTCGGCATCGAGGCCAGTGAGGATCTGGTGGCCGACCTGCAGGCAGGCCTGGCGCGCGCCACGCAGGTGCTCGCCGACGCCGGCAATGGCGAAGCTGTACGCAAAACGGTGGAGGCGTGA
- a CDS encoding Homoserine dehydrogenase encodes MSACLNEVQVAQPRLLLLGTGTVGSAFVARYQTLRQRQLALPSLEVVANSRIALACTDAPAAALAQARDAQGGGAEKRREIGRLHAGDIVVDATASEDVAAEHAQWLAQGVHVVTANKLGNGTTLARAQRIDGIVASGTACYGDAATVGAGLPLLSSIRALVAGGDHIHAIEGVLSGSLAWLFHRFDGSQPFSVCVREAAVAGYTEPDPRIDLSGEDVRRKLLILARAASVALEPAQVQVESLVPPALAALPAAQVDAELGQLDAPLHERLRQAREQGRVLCFVGRFDMRGASVGLRALPADHPLAGGRGTDNRVAIHSDRYSRQPLLIQGPGAGAEVTAAALLDDVLRIAAGR; translated from the coding sequence GTGAGCGCCTGTCTGAACGAGGTGCAGGTGGCGCAGCCGCGGCTGCTGCTGCTCGGCACCGGTACGGTGGGCTCGGCCTTCGTCGCGCGCTACCAGACATTGCGGCAGCGGCAACTGGCATTGCCCAGCCTTGAAGTCGTTGCCAATTCGCGCATCGCGCTGGCCTGTACCGATGCACCGGCCGCGGCGTTGGCGCAGGCGCGTGACGCGCAGGGCGGCGGCGCGGAAAAACGCCGGGAAATCGGCCGCCTGCATGCCGGCGACATCGTCGTCGACGCCACCGCCAGCGAGGACGTGGCCGCCGAGCATGCGCAGTGGCTGGCGCAGGGTGTCCATGTGGTCACCGCCAACAAGCTGGGCAACGGCACCACGCTGGCGCGCGCGCAGCGGATCGACGGCATCGTCGCCTCCGGCACCGCGTGCTATGGCGATGCGGCCACCGTCGGCGCCGGCCTGCCGCTGCTGTCGAGCATCCGCGCGCTGGTGGCCGGCGGCGACCACATCCATGCGATAGAGGGCGTGCTGTCCGGCTCGCTGGCATGGCTGTTCCACCGTTTCGACGGCAGCCAGCCATTCTCGGTCTGCGTGCGCGAAGCGGCGGTGGCCGGCTACACCGAGCCGGACCCGCGCATTGACCTGTCCGGCGAGGACGTGCGCCGCAAGCTGCTGATCCTCGCCCGCGCCGCCAGCGTGGCGCTGGAGCCGGCGCAGGTGCAGGTCGAATCGCTGGTGCCGCCGGCACTGGCCGCGCTGCCTGCGGCGCAGGTCGATGCGGAACTGGGGCAACTGGACGCACCGCTGCATGAAAGGTTGCGGCAGGCGCGCGAACAGGGACGGGTACTGTGCTTCGTCGGCCGTTTCGACATGCGTGGGGCCAGCGTCGGCCTGCGCGCGTTGCCGGCCGACCATCCGCTGGCCGGTGGCCGCGGCACCGACAACCGCGTGGCGATCCACAGCGACCGCTACAGCCGGCAGCCGCTGCTGATCCAGGGACCGGGTGCGGGCGCGGAAGTCACCGCCGCGGCGCTGCTGGACGACGTGCTGCGCATTGCCGCGGGCAGATAG
- a CDS encoding Peptidase M23 yields MQPPRHNPCLPASHPAMPRLPLLFLSTLLALPASGGASGPQWRQGWGLAGTTPAAETRHDTRFVLLQPQARAGGHAARVHNLLAGPVQVRLRDAASGSEAAPAALLAAGEQRELLWRDGGADPVHWLLDAFPGNPAARPDDHLYRLPFDAMRVRVSQGFGGHYSHTDAQNRHAVDFPLAAGTPVLAARAGTVMQAVDDAPDDGSLLRVLHADGSMAVYAHLQTGSFRVRPGQRVEAGQTLARSGNSGRSSGPHLHFAVQANTGLALVSIPFRMAGPRGELRFPRDDTP; encoded by the coding sequence ATGCAACCACCCCGGCATAATCCGTGCCTCCCCGCTTCCCACCCCGCCATGCCCCGGCTGCCACTCCTGTTCCTGTCCACGCTGCTCGCACTGCCGGCCTCCGGCGGCGCGTCCGGCCCGCAGTGGCGGCAGGGCTGGGGGCTGGCGGGTACGACACCTGCTGCGGAAACCCGCCACGACACCCGCTTCGTCCTCCTGCAACCGCAGGCGCGTGCCGGCGGCCATGCGGCACGGGTACACAACCTGCTGGCCGGCCCGGTGCAGGTCCGGCTGCGCGATGCCGCCAGCGGCAGCGAAGCCGCGCCGGCAGCACTGCTGGCCGCCGGCGAGCAACGCGAACTGCTCTGGCGCGACGGCGGGGCCGACCCGGTCCACTGGCTGCTCGACGCCTTCCCCGGCAACCCTGCCGCCCGCCCCGACGACCACCTCTACCGCCTGCCGTTCGATGCCATGCGCGTGCGCGTGAGCCAGGGCTTCGGCGGCCATTACAGCCACACCGACGCACAGAACCGCCACGCCGTCGATTTCCCGCTGGCCGCCGGCACCCCAGTCCTCGCCGCGCGTGCCGGCACGGTGATGCAGGCGGTGGATGACGCCCCGGACGACGGCAGCCTGCTGCGGGTGCTGCACGCCGACGGCAGCATGGCCGTGTACGCCCACCTGCAGACCGGCAGTTTCCGCGTCCGCCCCGGCCAACGCGTGGAGGCCGGGCAGACGCTCGCCCGCTCCGGCAACAGCGGCCGCAGCAGCGGCCCGCACCTGCATTTCGCGGTGCAGGCCAACACCGGGCTGGCACTGGTCTCGATCCCGTTCCGCATGGCCGGCCCGCGGGGCGAACTGCGCTTCCCGCGCGACGACACTCCCTGA
- a CDS encoding Homoserine O-acetyltransferase — translation MRFATATATREFQAIPLDSAPCVLPAVRGEIELRLAMRHAGERSLRLRYELVGAAGAPVVLVAGGISAHRHVAANAVFDEKGWAEGLVGVGRALDPQRRRLLGFDFIGADGALDVPIDTADQAEAVALLLDALGIERLHGYVGYSYGALVGMQLAIRHPRRLHKLVAVSGAHRPHPYASAWRALQRRAVALGQLQCAEAHGLALARQFAMLSYRTPEEFGERFDAAPEVVNGRVRVAAEDYLDATGAQYVARTRVNAYLRLSESIDLHRIDPAAIEVPTLVVAVEGDRLVPLSDLVSLVEGLGTHGSLRVLRSPYGHDAFLKETDRIDAILANALRLPGETA, via the coding sequence ATGCGTTTCGCCACTGCCACCGCCACCCGAGAATTCCAGGCCATTCCCCTCGACAGCGCACCGTGCGTGCTTCCCGCCGTGCGCGGGGAAATCGAGCTGCGGCTGGCGATGCGCCATGCCGGCGAGCGCAGCCTGCGCCTGCGCTACGAACTGGTGGGCGCGGCCGGGGCGCCGGTGGTGCTGGTGGCCGGCGGCATCTCCGCGCACCGCCACGTCGCGGCCAATGCGGTGTTCGACGAGAAGGGCTGGGCCGAAGGGCTGGTCGGCGTCGGCCGCGCGCTGGACCCGCAGCGCCGCCGCCTGCTCGGGTTCGACTTCATCGGCGCCGACGGCGCGCTGGACGTGCCCATCGACACCGCCGACCAGGCCGAGGCCGTCGCCCTGCTGCTCGATGCGCTGGGCATCGAGCGCCTGCACGGCTACGTCGGCTATTCCTATGGCGCCCTGGTCGGCATGCAGCTGGCCATCCGTCACCCGCGGCGCCTGCACAAGCTGGTCGCGGTCAGCGGCGCGCACCGCCCGCATCCCTATGCCTCGGCATGGCGCGCGTTGCAGCGCCGCGCGGTGGCGTTGGGCCAGTTGCAGTGCGCCGAAGCCCACGGGCTGGCGCTGGCCCGCCAGTTCGCCATGCTCAGCTACCGCACGCCGGAGGAGTTCGGCGAACGCTTCGACGCCGCGCCGGAAGTGGTCAATGGCCGCGTGCGCGTGGCCGCCGAGGACTACCTCGACGCCACCGGCGCGCAGTACGTCGCCCGCACCCGCGTCAACGCCTACCTGCGCCTGTCCGAATCCATCGACCTGCACCGCATCGACCCGGCCGCCATCGAAGTGCCGACGCTGGTGGTTGCGGTCGAGGGTGACCGGCTGGTGCCGCTGTCCGATCTCGTCTCGCTGGTCGAAGGGCTGGGCACGCACGGCAGCCTGCGCGTGCTGCGCTCGCCCTACGGCCACGATGCCTTCCTCAAAGAAACCGATCGCATCGACGCGATCCTCGCCAACGCCCTACGCCTTCCCGGAGAAACCGCATGA
- a CDS encoding Transcriptional regulator, GntR family yields the protein MDARLLHISPQAAEPIYRQIVEQLRRLVSAGQLHPGDLLPSVREVASVHAINPMTVSRAYSQLEAEGLLERLRGKGMAVAASSARRDSLSTRMQLAEPLLQQLTRHCRELELPTDRVLARLQHLLEKDPT from the coding sequence ATGGACGCAAGACTGCTGCACATTTCCCCACAGGCCGCCGAGCCGATCTACCGCCAGATCGTCGAACAACTGCGGCGGCTGGTCAGTGCCGGCCAGTTGCACCCCGGTGACCTGCTGCCTTCGGTGCGCGAGGTGGCCTCGGTGCACGCCATCAACCCGATGACCGTGTCCCGTGCCTACAGCCAACTGGAGGCCGAGGGCCTGCTGGAACGCCTGCGCGGCAAGGGCATGGCGGTGGCCGCCAGCAGCGCCCGCCGCGACAGCCTGAGCACACGCATGCAGTTGGCCGAACCACTGCTTCAGCAGCTCACCCGCCATTGCCGCGAACTGGAACTCCCCACCGACCGCGTGCTGGCGCGGTTGCAACACCTGCTCGAAAAGGACCCGACATGA
- a CDS encoding hypothetical protein (Evidence 5 : No homology to any previously reported sequences), producing the protein MNLPPATPPLPPPPPRRPVAATRRNRGHGGLFKLLAAVACLLVLAAYIGQRKPARTDATTAAVEETAQATPTAAMILKPQGGTAPPPSAPRDASFSVSSDGQVLRIDGGVGRRFASDLNAALAAHPSLQRIIITSGGGYAGPGLEAARQISRRNLIVRVRSHCASMCVGLWAAAAARELEPDAVIGLHQWRAPCATLPPEDRRECEYTVQFLTQHDAAYDAWLRSAGFNARLLALQETTSADDIAVLTAPQLWDNGVDFTAVDAEGRRMSREQVREFLAAKYRKAGRG; encoded by the coding sequence ATGAACCTGCCTCCCGCCACCCCGCCGCTGCCGCCACCGCCACCGCGGCGCCCGGTTGCCGCCACCCGCCGCAACCGCGGCCACGGCGGCCTGTTCAAGCTGTTGGCCGCCGTGGCCTGCCTGCTGGTGCTGGCCGCCTACATTGGCCAACGCAAGCCGGCGCGCACGGACGCCACCACGGCCGCCGTGGAGGAAACCGCCCAGGCCACGCCCACCGCGGCCATGATCCTCAAGCCGCAGGGTGGCACTGCGCCGCCCCCGTCGGCGCCACGGGACGCGAGCTTCTCGGTCAGCAGCGACGGGCAGGTGCTGCGCATTGACGGTGGCGTCGGCCGCCGCTTCGCCAGCGACCTGAACGCGGCACTGGCCGCCCATCCTTCACTGCAGCGCATCATCATCACCAGCGGCGGCGGCTATGCCGGCCCCGGGCTGGAAGCGGCACGGCAGATCAGCCGCCGCAACCTGATCGTCCGGGTCCGCTCGCACTGCGCCAGCATGTGCGTGGGCCTGTGGGCGGCGGCCGCGGCCCGCGAGCTGGAGCCGGACGCGGTCATCGGCCTGCACCAGTGGCGCGCGCCCTGCGCCACGCTGCCACCCGAGGACCGCAGGGAATGCGAGTACACCGTGCAGTTCCTGACCCAGCATGACGCTGCCTACGACGCCTGGCTGCGCAGCGCCGGCTTCAACGCGCGCCTGCTCGCGCTGCAGGAAACCACCTCGGCCGATGACATCGCCGTGCTCACCGCGCCGCAACTGTGGGACAACGGCGTGGACTTCACCGCCGTCGATGCCGAAGGCCGGCGCATGAGCCGCGAGCAGGTGCGCGAATTCCTGGCCGCGAAATACCGCAAGGCGGGCCGCGGCTGA
- the sdaA gene encoding L-serine deaminase I (Evidence 2a : Function of homologous gene experimentally demonstrated in an other organism; PubMedId : 15155761, 2504697; Product type e : enzyme), whose amino-acid sequence MSVSTFDLFKIGIGPSSSHTVGPMRAAERFVHRWLSDPGRLNDVVRIRAEVFGSLALTGRGHGTDTAVLLGLEGNRPNLIDPDIIPETLARIRSSKRIKLMGEHEIAFDEKRDLALNKRQKLPYHTNGMRFTAFDGNDEVIATRDYYSVGGGFVVNADDAADDRIVPDQTPLPYPFKSGDELLAQAARSGLSIAQMMFENEKCWRSEDQIKDGLRELWAAMQACVARGIRSEGTLPGGLHVSRRAPALYRELSSRPEAAMRDPLTTLDWVNLYALAVNEENAAGGRVVTAPTNGAAGIIPSVLHYYDRFCPGSNEQGVFDFLLTAAAIGILYKENASISGAEVGCQGEVGVACSMAAGGLMAALGGNPGQIENAAEIGMEHNLGLTCDPIGGLVQIPCIERNAMGSVKAINAARMASRGDGKHKVSLDKVIKTMRDTGRDMQDKYKETSRGGLAVNVIEC is encoded by the coding sequence ATGTCCGTCAGCACGTTCGACCTGTTCAAGATCGGCATCGGCCCCAGCTCCTCGCACACCGTCGGGCCAATGCGCGCTGCCGAGCGTTTCGTCCACCGCTGGCTGTCCGATCCGGGCCGCTTGAATGATGTGGTGCGCATCCGCGCCGAAGTATTCGGCTCACTCGCCCTGACCGGCCGCGGCCACGGCACCGACACCGCGGTGCTGCTCGGGCTGGAGGGCAACCGCCCCAACCTGATCGACCCGGACATCATCCCCGAAACGCTGGCCCGCATCCGTTCGTCCAAGCGCATCAAGCTGATGGGCGAACACGAGATCGCCTTCGACGAGAAGCGCGACCTCGCATTGAACAAGCGCCAGAAGCTGCCCTACCACACCAATGGCATGCGCTTCACCGCGTTCGACGGCAACGACGAGGTCATCGCCACCCGCGACTACTACTCGGTCGGCGGCGGCTTCGTGGTCAATGCCGACGACGCCGCCGACGACCGCATCGTCCCCGACCAGACCCCGCTGCCCTACCCGTTCAAGAGTGGCGACGAACTGCTGGCGCAGGCCGCGCGCAGCGGCCTGAGCATCGCGCAGATGATGTTCGAGAACGAGAAGTGCTGGCGCAGCGAGGACCAGATCAAGGACGGCCTGCGCGAGCTGTGGGCGGCGATGCAGGCCTGCGTGGCGCGCGGCATCCGCTCCGAGGGCACCCTGCCCGGCGGCCTGCACGTGAGCCGCCGCGCACCGGCGCTGTACCGCGAGCTGTCCTCGCGTCCGGAAGCGGCCATGCGCGACCCGCTGACCACGCTGGACTGGGTCAACCTGTACGCACTGGCGGTCAACGAGGAAAACGCCGCCGGCGGCCGCGTGGTCACCGCGCCCACCAACGGTGCGGCCGGCATCATTCCGTCGGTACTGCACTACTACGACCGCTTCTGCCCCGGCAGCAACGAGCAGGGCGTGTTCGACTTCCTGCTCACCGCCGCGGCCATCGGCATCCTCTACAAGGAGAACGCCTCGATCTCCGGCGCCGAGGTCGGCTGCCAGGGCGAGGTGGGCGTGGCCTGTTCCATGGCCGCCGGCGGGCTGATGGCGGCGCTGGGCGGCAACCCCGGGCAGATCGAGAACGCCGCCGAGATCGGCATGGAACACAACCTCGGCCTGACCTGCGACCCGATCGGCGGGCTGGTGCAGATCCCCTGCATCGAGCGCAATGCGATGGGTTCGGTCAAGGCGATCAACGCCGCGCGCATGGCCAGCCGCGGCGACGGCAAGCACAAGGTCAGCCTCGACAAGGTCATCAAGACCATGCGCGACACCGGCCGCGACATGCAGGACAAGTACAAGGAAACCAGCCGCGGCGGCCTCGCCGTCAACGTCATCGAGTGCTGA